Below is a genomic region from Paenibacillus segetis.
GATCATAGCCCAAGCCAATGGTTCTTTATATTGCAGCTTCAACTCTACCTTGCTGTCTTCTCCACTCCATACTTTCCGAGTGGTATGTCCATCCTTAAAGGTAAATAATATTGGAATCTTAGGGGCTGTTGCCCCTATCTGGCTAATATCGACGATGGATTCGAACAGCGGGTCATTCCCCTGGCTGATCGAATTCACGGTGATGTTATCAATGGAGTAATCAGTCATCTTTCCGTCATAAACATATTGTTTGAAATATGGCTTCCAGCTACGTCCAGTAACTTGTTCCACGATTCTTTGGAAATCGGTCGTCGTTGGGTGCCTGAACCGATATTTATGGGCATAGGTAGTTAAAATTCTGCTCATGGTCTTGTTACCAACCTGACGTTCAATATCGAGTAGAACAAGCTTACCACGGTAATATACATTTTTTGCGTAATTGTCACTTGAACCATACTTCCAGGCTACCTGTGTCAATGATATTGGTGAAGAGATCATCGCGACCTGGAGTGGGAGATTAGGCTTGATGCCGAATTCTTGTTCCATTAATTTGTCTTCTAAGTAGGAGGTGAACCCTTCGTCCAACCAGGCCTCTTCAAATTCGTTGCTGGCAATCATTCCGTAGAAGAATTGATGACCAATTTCATGGATGACCGTTCGTTCAAGCTCATTGTTGCTAGGAGATTCGTTACCTGCTCCAAAAGCGGTGATGAGGGTCGGATACTCCATCCCACCTGCTCCGTTGCCTTCGATTGGAGGAACAACAATGGACAGAGTAGAGTAAGGATATTGGCCATACCATTTACTGAAATTGGATAATGCGACTTTGGCTGCGTAGAAATAACGTTCTTTCAAGTCCTTGTGAGTGGGATCTAAATATAACTTGATTCGGACACCAGGAACATCTGGAGAAGAAAAGGGCTCCTCTGCATAAACGAAATTAGGTGAAGCTGACCATGCAAAATCATGCACATCATCAGCATAATATTGAACCGTCTTTCGATCTCCTTGGATTACCGCTGCTTTGGTCGGAAATCCGGTGGCAGCAACGGTATAATTGTTAGGTACGTTGATCTTCACGTTGTAAATGCTGAAATCAGAATAAAATTCAGAATTTCCATGATACTGATGGAGGTTCCAACCTTCTGTGGTCACACCACGTGTTCCTACGGGTTCATAGACACTCAGCTTCGGGAACCACTGGCCTGCCATAACAAAATCTCCGGCAGAACCCATTCGGGCAAATATTTTAGGTAACTTCACGGTGAAATTGATCCTTAGTGTTACACTTTCTCCGCCCCGAACGGAGACAGGCAAGCGTACTTTGACTAAGGTTTTGTCCTTTACATTCCCATCATCAGGTTGAACGTACTGTATTCGGTGGAGCAAGGAGATACCATCACTGGTTCTTATCTCAGTTAACTCCATATTCCCCCAACCATCTTTTGGCATGGTGTCCCCACGTAGCTTCCCGCCAGATTCCTTCATAAAGGTAGTATCAGCCGAGGCAAACGCATTGGGATATAGATGGAAGTACAATTCATTGACAGTCTTCTTACCGGGATGAGTCCAAGTCAGTGTCTCCGAGCCGGTTAATGTCCCTTCCTTCTCATTCAAGCTCACATCGATGTGATACTCTGTCACCCGCTGGCTCAGCACTTCCGCTGTCGGTTGCTGAATACTTTCGATTGGTGTAGCAGGAGGTGCTTCTTTCAAACTTTGGACGGCCTGAGGCTTGCCCATTTCTGAGGCGAGCGAAGGAAGATTGTCCTGATCTGGACGAAGGGCAAACGTTAGGGCTCCGCCGATGAGGCATAAGGAAATAATAGAAATGCCGAAGATCATATTTCGTCGGGTCATACAATGGATACCTCCTGTTGACAAGCATCTACAGCATGTATATGTTTGCATTCAGGAGATTATTAGCTAAAATAAAATATAAATATGGCGTGATCAGGAAAGATGGAGGGGACTATGGATAACACGGAGAAACCAGGCAAGAAAATATTTGCCTTAAATATTATTAGTAATAAAGAGAATAGCAAGCATAAAGGTTTCGGTGCAGGTTCAATCGATTTGAACAGTATGTCGCCTGTTATTATTGATGGTGATGAAGCCTACATTGATATTGGTGCAATGCATGCGAAGAGCAAAGTTGAAAAAGGAATCAAGTTCTCGATTAACCGCGAAGACGTTCCGAATGGACGGCAAGTATGGATCGTATGGGTGGCTGTAGACCGCTCACCAGAAGGTCAATTCTATGGTGGGATCACAGCTTGTGAGATGTGGATTGATACCGAAGCGCGTCGTGGATGGAAAATTCTTGCCGATCATGTGAATAAGATGGATTACGCGCTTAAACGCCGAATTATCCTGGATGGTCTGGCTACTGAGCAGAAGGCTGTACTTAAAAATCTGCTGATCGAGACCAATAGCGAGTGGTGGGATCGTTCTCCTGAGGAATTGAAGAGTGCCCTAGAGTCATAACCTATTGAGTCACAAAAGAAGAAGAGGTTGTCTCAAAGTCATCATAGATGACTTTGAGCAACCTCTTTTGTGCATTTTAATCAGTTCATTATAACGAATCACAGAGATTCGTTATATTTACAAAGGGTCATTTTCAGCGAAATAATGTTATGTACCTTCGTTAGGAGGTTTGAGTGTGTTTTTGTCACCGTTGCCATAGTCCCCGCCCCATCATGTATTCGGTTTTTCGCATACATTTGGCTCGTCTACGGTCTCCGGTGCTCATTGTATTCGTTTTTTCGTATACATTCGGCTTAACTATCGCCCACGTCGCTCATTGTGTTCGTTTTTTCGCATACATTTTGGCTCGTCCTCAAGTTTCCAGAAATGCACGATTACTTATCGTCATGCGACGACGATGATACTCGGTAATTTACCGATTATCTTGACGTTGGGAGGGACCACGCTGTCGCTTTTTTATCGACGACAGACACATAAGGGTGATCGCGGTAATAAAATCTCCA
It encodes:
- a CDS encoding M1 family metallopeptidase, coding for MTRRNMIFGISIISLCLIGGALTFALRPDQDNLPSLASEMGKPQAVQSLKEAPPATPIESIQQPTAEVLSQRVTEYHIDVSLNEKEGTLTGSETLTWTHPGKKTVNELYFHLYPNAFASADTTFMKESGGKLRGDTMPKDGWGNMELTEIRTSDGISLLHRIQYVQPDDGNVKDKTLVKVRLPVSVRGGESVTLRINFTVKLPKIFARMGSAGDFVMAGQWFPKLSVYEPVGTRGVTTEGWNLHQYHGNSEFYSDFSIYNVKINVPNNYTVAATGFPTKAAVIQGDRKTVQYYADDVHDFAWSASPNFVYAEEPFSSPDVPGVRIKLYLDPTHKDLKERYFYAAKVALSNFSKWYGQYPYSTLSIVVPPIEGNGAGGMEYPTLITAFGAGNESPSNNELERTVIHEIGHQFFYGMIASNEFEEAWLDEGFTSYLEDKLMEQEFGIKPNLPLQVAMISSPISLTQVAWKYGSSDNYAKNVYYRGKLVLLDIERQVGNKTMSRILTTYAHKYRFRHPTTTDFQRIVEQVTGRSWKPYFKQYVYDGKMTDYSIDNITVNSISQGNDPLFESIVDISQIGATAPKIPILFTFKDGHTTRKVWSGEDSKVELKLQYKEPLAWAMIDPDYSLVLENKHINNFLKAEVDGTLRTRSNLGIVKLLEAVLGSFLW
- a CDS encoding YwhD family protein translates to MDNTEKPGKKIFALNIISNKENSKHKGFGAGSIDLNSMSPVIIDGDEAYIDIGAMHAKSKVEKGIKFSINREDVPNGRQVWIVWVAVDRSPEGQFYGGITACEMWIDTEARRGWKILADHVNKMDYALKRRIILDGLATEQKAVLKNLLIETNSEWWDRSPEELKSALES